A single window of Polaribacter sp. SA4-10 DNA harbors:
- a CDS encoding NRDE family protein, translating into MCTVTFLPLGNNDFILTSNRDETPLRKTIPPTSYDENGVELIYPKDELAGGTWIGISDKKRLVCLLNGGFEKHQRNQYYKMSRGVIVKKVLSADDGIDFINDFDFTEIEPFTIVLVDWENKIETYEFVWDGKIKHITKLEQEPKIWSSSTLYADEMKTLRKEWFVNWLNNNNEFHQDKILEFHQNEKLGTPDISLKMKRSFVETVSVTSVKKIASAIEMTYLDLLTTNKVQKKSIQQ; encoded by the coding sequence ATGTGTACAGTAACCTTTCTCCCTTTAGGAAATAATGATTTTATTTTAACATCTAATCGTGATGAAACTCCTTTAAGAAAAACAATTCCTCCAACTTCTTATGATGAGAATGGTGTGGAGTTAATATATCCAAAAGATGAATTGGCAGGAGGAACTTGGATTGGTATTAGTGATAAGAAAAGATTGGTTTGTTTGCTAAATGGAGGATTTGAAAAGCATCAGAGAAATCAATATTATAAAATGAGCAGAGGAGTTATTGTAAAAAAGGTACTTTCTGCTGATGATGGAATTGATTTTATTAATGATTTTGATTTTACAGAAATTGAACCTTTTACAATTGTTTTGGTAGATTGGGAAAATAAAATAGAAACCTATGAATTTGTGTGGGATGGAAAAATAAAACATATAACCAAACTAGAACAAGAACCTAAAATTTGGTCTTCATCTACTTTATATGCAGATGAAATGAAAACCTTAAGAAAAGAGTGGTTTGTAAATTGGTTAAATAATAATAATGAGTTTCATCAAGATAAAATACTTGAATTTCATCAAAATGAAAAATTAGGAACTCCAGATATTTCTTTAAAAATGAAACGCTCTTTTGTGGAAACTGTAAGTGTAACTTCGGTAAAGAAAATAGCATCAGCAATAGAGATGACTTACTTAGATTTACTAACAACTAATAAAGTGCAAAAGAAATCAATCCAACAATAA
- a CDS encoding DUF3667 domain-containing protein, with the protein MFNFDAKFWNTIIPLLIKPGKVSRDYVDGKRQRYSNPFRFYLTVSILFFLILGLSKSIDKFKELKNGTEKKQSRVISFETDDVFKAVDIDSLKKTVNKELKNSRIPLDAVKRKEIVGKVIEEAEDSTKKVPKNKINFGSLQIQDYLKFQKKHPKINIDEALDSLQKNKTFLNRFIYSRAKVINSLIDEAESQEQFISQLLSYGSVALFVFLPFFTLFLKLFYIRRKYTYVDHLVFVFHTQTVFFMLLSIYFLVELFGAKPQLWVFTILFLMYLLIAMHKFYQQGYFKTLIKFILLNLTYLLISIIGAVIVGLISFALY; encoded by the coding sequence TTGTTCAATTTTGATGCAAAATTTTGGAATACAATAATTCCACTTTTAATAAAGCCTGGTAAAGTTTCTAGAGACTATGTTGATGGAAAAAGACAGCGCTACTCAAATCCTTTTCGTTTTTATTTAACCGTTTCTATTCTATTCTTTTTAATCTTAGGGCTCTCTAAAAGCATCGATAAATTTAAAGAACTGAAAAACGGCACTGAAAAAAAACAATCGAGGGTAATTTCTTTTGAAACTGATGACGTTTTTAAAGCTGTTGATATAGACTCGTTAAAAAAAACTGTTAATAAAGAACTTAAAAACTCTAGGATTCCTTTAGACGCTGTCAAAAGAAAAGAAATTGTAGGTAAAGTTATTGAAGAAGCCGAAGATTCTACAAAAAAAGTTCCTAAAAATAAAATTAATTTTGGCAGCCTTCAAATTCAAGATTATTTAAAATTTCAAAAAAAACATCCTAAAATAAATATAGATGAAGCTTTAGATAGCCTTCAAAAAAACAAAACATTCCTTAATAGGTTTATCTATAGCCGAGCAAAAGTGATTAATTCTTTGATTGATGAAGCAGAAAGTCAAGAACAATTTATTAGCCAATTGCTCTCTTATGGTTCCGTAGCATTATTTGTGTTTTTACCCTTCTTCACCCTATTTTTAAAATTATTTTATATCAGAAGAAAATACACATATGTAGATCATCTGGTTTTTGTGTTTCACACACAAACCGTGTTCTTTATGCTTTTATCTATTTACTTTTTAGTAGAACTATTTGGGGCAAAACCACAATTATGGGTTTTTACAATCTTGTTTTTAATGTATCTTTTGATAGCCATGCATAAGTTTTATCAACAAGGTTATTTTAAAACCCTTATAAAATTCATATTACTCAACCTTACCTATCTTTTAATTTCTATTATTGGTGCTGTTATTGTTGGATTGATTTCTTTTGCACTTTATTAG
- the apaG gene encoding Co2+/Mg2+ efflux protein ApaG: protein MVEQITKGIKISVKTKYNGTNYRNNRLFYTFAYIITIKNTSSNTVKLTDRFWKIYDSLNKTEIVSGEGVVGQTPILKPNDVYTYSSGCFLESNMGAMKGFYTMINLETYDQFKVYIPIFQLTTPVLLN, encoded by the coding sequence ATGGTAGAGCAAATTACAAAAGGGATAAAAATATCTGTAAAAACTAAATACAACGGTACAAACTATAGAAATAATAGGTTGTTTTATACTTTTGCATATATCATTACCATAAAAAACACGTCTTCAAATACGGTAAAACTTACAGATAGGTTTTGGAAAATCTACGATTCTTTAAACAAAACAGAAATTGTAAGTGGCGAAGGTGTAGTTGGGCAAACTCCTATTTTAAAACCAAATGACGTTTACACCTATAGTTCTGGTTGCTTTTTAGAGTCTAACATGGGCGCTATGAAAGGTTTTTACACAATGATAAACCTAGAAACGTACGATCAATTTAAAGTATATATACCAATTTTTCAACTAACAACACCTGTATTATTAAACTAA
- a CDS encoding DUF5103 domain-containing protein: MHQKITIILVFFFNSVISQNIKTIQLRPLQENYFSSIVPLGTVLELSFDDLDADSKEYKYKIEHMTHDWQSSRLLSSQYIDGFNQNSIINVTNSFNTLQNYTHYAVQIPNINTKIKESGNYLLSVLDKYDDVVFTRRFILYEKATIVGVSVERSRNTKTLNTQQTIQFSVNHPNIRINNPNQEINVVILKNNNWSEKITDLQPTFFKQNQLLYTYTNKTNFWGGNEYFYFDNKIIRNGSLNIIKVEKKEVYHHYLYPFTFNEFKRYSYNPDINGQFVIRTLEASDAKTEADYAMMHFSVLVDTPFTEKEVYVYGAFNDFAISEETKMYYNAEEKSYKGNFLLKQGFYNYTFATVGKDGFVNTNELNGTFYETENEYSVIVYYKPFGSFIERVIGVGTGFFNQNR; the protein is encoded by the coding sequence ATGCATCAAAAAATAACAATAATTTTAGTCTTCTTTTTTAATTCTGTAATTTCTCAGAACATAAAAACGATACAATTAAGACCTTTACAAGAAAACTACTTTTCTTCAATTGTTCCTTTAGGCACCGTTTTAGAATTGTCTTTTGATGATTTAGATGCAGATAGCAAAGAGTATAAATATAAAATTGAGCACATGACGCACGATTGGCAATCTAGCAGGTTATTATCTAGCCAATATATTGATGGTTTTAATCAAAATTCAATTATTAATGTAACAAACTCATTTAATACACTTCAGAATTACACACATTACGCAGTACAAATTCCGAATATAAATACTAAAATTAAAGAAAGCGGGAATTACTTATTATCTGTTCTTGACAAATATGATGATGTTGTTTTTACAAGACGTTTTATACTATATGAAAAAGCGACAATAGTTGGTGTTTCTGTTGAAAGAAGTAGAAATACAAAAACATTAAACACCCAACAAACCATTCAGTTTTCTGTAAATCATCCAAATATTAGAATTAACAATCCAAATCAAGAAATTAATGTTGTGATTCTAAAAAACAATAATTGGAGCGAAAAAATAACAGATTTACAACCTACTTTCTTCAAACAAAATCAACTTTTATACACGTATACAAACAAAACAAATTTTTGGGGAGGAAATGAATATTTTTATTTTGACAATAAAATCATTAGAAACGGTAGTTTAAACATTATTAAAGTAGAAAAAAAAGAGGTTTACCATCATTATTTATATCCGTTTACATTTAATGAGTTTAAAAGATACAGCTACAACCCAGATATTAATGGCCAATTTGTAATAAGAACTTTAGAAGCATCTGATGCTAAAACTGAAGCCGATTATGCAATGATGCATTTTTCTGTTTTGGTTGATACCCCTTTTACAGAAAAGGAAGTTTATGTTTATGGCGCTTTTAATGATTTTGCAATTTCTGAAGAAACCAAAATGTATTATAATGCTGAAGAAAAATCTTACAAAGGAAACTTCCTATTAAAACAAGGTTTTTACAACTACACTTTTGCTACCGTTGGTAAAGATGGTTTTGTAAACACAAACGAATTAAATGGTACTTTTTACGAAACAGAAAATGAATATTCTGTAATTGTATACTACAAACCTTTTGGTAGTTTTATAGAACGTGTAATTGGTGTTGGCACAGGTTTCTTTAATCAAAATAGATAA
- a CDS encoding phage tail protein, whose product MKKSFLSLLFFCISVNFFAQGISVQGIARDAQSSAITDKPLTFTFSITTNNNTELYAETKTIKTDVFGVFSHIVKNGTPQNSTVFSEIDFSIQDLKMKVSVVYEGNTIEVYDQTFQYTPYAHYAINAEHAANGVPTGAIMPYIGTDAPLGWVLCDGRSIENNDDAIALKNLIGNNVPNLSGRFLKGVGARDDGDFVDEISLNQFQSQQTRLTQHLHGSAGLFTNGAGEHRHDIEKLPMDSQIITGNGGMPHLKDSNGQDESFAAVSGGGDAISESGAHLHDVLGTTDFTATDNKEIRPSSYGVNYIIKL is encoded by the coding sequence ATGAAAAAATCATTTTTAAGCCTATTGTTCTTTTGCATTTCTGTAAACTTTTTTGCACAAGGTATTTCTGTTCAAGGAATTGCCAGAGATGCCCAAAGTTCTGCCATTACGGATAAACCTTTAACTTTTACGTTTAGCATTACAACAAATAACAATACAGAGCTTTATGCAGAAACAAAGACTATTAAGACAGATGTTTTTGGTGTTTTTTCTCACATCGTAAAAAATGGAACTCCACAGAATTCAACTGTGTTTAGTGAGATAGATTTCTCAATTCAAGATTTAAAAATGAAAGTATCTGTAGTTTATGAAGGTAATACTATAGAAGTTTACGATCAAACATTTCAATATACACCCTATGCCCATTATGCTATAAATGCAGAACATGCTGCCAATGGCGTTCCTACAGGTGCTATTATGCCTTATATAGGTACAGATGCTCCTTTGGGTTGGGTGCTTTGTGATGGAAGAAGTATAGAAAATAATGATGATGCAATAGCATTAAAAAACTTAATAGGGAATAATGTACCTAACCTTAGTGGTAGGTTTTTAAAAGGTGTTGGTGCAAGAGATGACGGGGATTTCGTTGATGAAATTTCTTTAAATCAATTTCAAAGTCAGCAAACTAGGTTAACGCAACATTTGCATGGTTCAGCTGGTTTATTCACGAACGGGGCAGGAGAGCATAGACACGATATTGAGAAATTACCTATGGATAGTCAAATTATTACTGGTAATGGTGGTATGCCACATCTAAAAGATTCAAATGGACAAGATGAAAGTTTTGCTGCTGTTTCAGGAGGGGGTGATGCTATTAGTGAAAGTGGGGCTCACTTGCATGACGTATTAGGTACTACAGATTTTACGGCTACTGATAATAAGGAGATTAGACCAAGTAGTTACGGTGTAAATTATATCATAAAATTATAG